From the genome of Paralichthys olivaceus isolate ysfri-2021 chromosome 4, ASM2471397v2, whole genome shotgun sequence:
TGGGAAGCGAACTGACGAGTTTGAAACAGAATCTGCTCCATGTTGGTGGAAACCAGGTGAAACTCAGCTTCAGccggttcatcctctgaggagcaCGATCGTCTGAACGTTTCAACCAATAACTGATGATTTAGTTCAGACGAGAAAAACTACTTTAAATCCATAGAGTCACCAACATGGGATAAAATGagcactcctcctcctcctcctcctcctcctcttcttcttcatcttcctcctcctcctcctcttcttcatcttcctctccctcctcctcctcttcttcttcatcttcctctccctcctcctgctactcctcctcttcttcttcatcttcctctccctcctcctcctcttcttcttcatcttcctctccctcctcctcctcctcctcttcttcttcatcttcctctccctcctcctcctcttcttcttcatcttcctctccctcctcctcttcttcttcatcttcctctccctcctcctcctcttcttcttcatcttcctctccctcctcctcttcttcttcatcttcctctccctcctcctcctcttcttcttcatcttcctctccctcctcctcctcttcttcttcctcttcatctccctcctcctcctcaccttctcacctcctcttcctccttgtctttttcttcttcttcttcttcttcatcttcctctccctcctcctcctccccttctcacctcctcttcctcctcgtcttcttcttcttcttcatcttcctctccctcctcctcctcctcctcctcctcctcacctcctcttcctcctcttccctgcaGCAGACATGGGTTTTGGGAGGAAGGTGGACGTCCCGGTCAGTGATCTGTCTGTGATCAGAGGGATCTGGGAGGTCCGAgtgaagaaacacagacagagacagaagaaggaACAGCAGAGGATTGAGAAGAGCGCCCTCTCCAGGTCAGTACAGTTACTGCACTGATGTCAGCTGAGACAACCACAGCTCCACCCACTGATCACATGGACGATAGTATTTCACAGATCTATAGATTTATAGATCTATAAATGTatagatctatagatctatAAATTTATagatctatatttatatatagatctatagatttatagttctatatatatatatagaatataaatatatttatatatagatctATAGATTTATAGAACTATAAatctatagatctatagatctatatataaatatagatctataaatctatagatctataaatctatagatctatatatctatagatctatatataaatatatatgtatatagatcTATATATCTGTGAGGTGTGAACCCTAGTTTTACAGAGTAAACAATGATGTGAAGATGTATATTTATACTAGTTGTGTGTCCGTTGTGTGTccgttgtgtgtctgttgtgttgcCAGTGACCGACCACAGCTgcagtttatctgaggacgtaGACACAGAGCGATGATGACGAACTTCAAAATCATTAACACAAAGTCATTCACTATATTtgaatgtataaatatttatcagCCAGTGAATCTGTCTCTGAATTATGTCCCTTCGGCTGAGACGGACGGTCGTTGGTCCTGAGGTGAGTCGGGGACAGTTTGTCACacgaacacactgatgtttatgTCCCAGCCTCAGTGTGGACAccaggtcagagacagaggtGATGAAATCTAACGCTCTCTCTGAAACGAACAGGATCGACCAGCAGTGGCAGTATCGCATCTACTGCAAGAGCCTGAGGCCCAATGAACAGAACCTGCTGCACCAGTACCTGCAGAGATCCACACGGACCGAGGTACAGGAGTACACAGGAGAGTACACAGGAGAGTACACAGGTAAATACACCCGATACACAGGAAGGTACACAGGGGAGTACACAGGAGAGTACACAGGAGAGTACACAGGTAAATACACCCGATACACAGGAGAGTACACAGGAGAGTACACAGGAGAGTACACAGGAGAGTACACAGGTAAATACACCCGATACACAGGAGTACACAGGAGTACACAGGAGAGTACACAGGAGAGTACACAGGAGAGTACACAGGAGAGTACACAGGTAAATACACCCGATACACAGGAGAGTACACAGGTAAATACACCCGATACACAGGAGTAAATATAACTATAACTaactttgtgttgtgtatgtgtatttgttgatgttgttgtgtgtctgtgttgtgtgtctgtgttgtgtatctgtgtctgtgttgtgtatctgtgttgtgtgtctgtgttgtgtgtctgtgttgtgtgtctgtgttgtgtgtctgtgttgtgtatctgtgtctgtgttgtgtgtctgtgttgtgtgtctgtcagggTCAGACCAGCAGCAGGATCCAGATGAGAGTAAACTGAAGTTGCAGCTGGATGGAGACAGTTGGACGGTAAGTTCACGTCTTCAGGAGACAAACGCTCGGCCGGAACCTGGTGTGATCACATGTTTGGATCACATGTTTGAGATCACATGTTTGgatcacatgtttgattcctggtgtgatcacatgtttgattcctgGTGTGATCACATGTttgagatcacatgtttgagatcacatgtttgattcctggtgtgatcacatgtttgattcctgGTGTGATCACATGTttgagatcacatgtttgagatcacatgtttgattcctgatgtgatcacatgtttgattcctgGTGTGATCACATGTttgagatcacatgtttgagatcacatgtttgattcctgGTGTGATCACATGTTTGGATCACATGTTTGGATCACATGTTTGgatcacatgtttgattcctgGTGTGATCACATGTTTGGATCACATGTTTGGATCACATGTTGGGgtcacatgtttgattccaGGAGTTCCCCCCGGAGCTGCGGTGGAGCACCTTCCTGACGGAGTTGCACGTCACGAGGACAAAGATCTGTCGGTTACCTGAGTACCTCGCTCTGTTCACTCAGCTCCTCGTGCTCCACGTCCCAAAGAACTCCATCGCTGAGCTGCCGCCTGAGATCGGTGAGGTGTCGTCCTCTCTGTCCGTCCTCACGTGTCTTTACTCTGACATGTTGTCCCTCTGTGGTTCACACAGGCATGTTAATGGAAAACACTAACGCAAAAGTGACAACACAACCGccacacaacacagtgggaaTATATTTGACTTGTTATGATACAGATGCAtttgtcctgtttgtttgttttcacaaacgtgtgtgtgtgacgtttgtgtgtctgttgtgtgacgtttgtgtgtctgttgtgtgacgtttgtgtgtctgtgacgtCGCAGCCATCGAAGGATTTCATCTAAAGTTTGTTGTCTTTTCCATCACAgctcagtgtgtaggatttagtgccCTCTACTGGTGATAGTGTAGATTACAGTCAAATGAACAgtttttgttgctgctgctgataaaGGCTGGAATCGAACCGTCCCGTGTGTCCTCAGGCAAACTCACCGCGTTGAGGGAATTGAACGTCAGCTACAACCGTCTGTCCAAAGTTCCTCCAGAGCTCGGACACTGTGAAAACCTGGAGAGACTCGAACTGGCGGGAAACTACAACCTGTCGGAGCTGCCATTtgaggtgagacagacacagagagacacagagagacacagggagacacagtgagacagacagagagacacagagagacacagggagacagatACAGTGAGACAGAtagtgagacacagagagacacagagagacagatacagtgagacacagggagacacagagagacagacagagagacacagggagacagatacagtgagacagaaacagtgagacagacagtgagacacagggagacagatacagtgagacagacagagagacacagggagacagatacagtgagacacagagagacacagtgagacacagggagacagatacagtgagacagacagtgagacacagtgagacagacagtgagacagacagtgagacagacagggagacacagggagacagcCGATGATGATGTCACTCTGTGACTTCTGTCTTCTAAGCTGAGCAGCCTGAAGCGTCTGGTTCACCTGGACATTGCGGAGAACAGGTTTGTGTCGATCCCCGTCTGCGCTCTGAGGATGAGCGTCCTGCAGCTGTTGGACCTGAGCCACAACCGTCTGAGCGACCTGCCGCAGGACATGGACaggtaaccatgacaacagtcACCTGACACTGAGCTGAGGAGACTTCAGGAGAATCTGTTACTAAGCAACTAAAACTGCCCGAGCGTTCAGCACTAATCACAGACACAGGGCATctcatcgccccctggtgtctggatcaggtcataaacctcctccatgtcagcagatgggacaagtagacgttaaataaatgttcaaagaGGTTTAATCAGTTATTAATGATATagaaacaggcggagacgtcctgattgacagctgagactgactcaggattggtcaagAGCATGTGTGggcgggacctcgataccaTGACTTCACTCATCACTGCCGCACAGACTCTGACTTCACTattggtatataatatatatatatatgtgtgtatatatacacatatatatatatatatatgtgtatatatacacatatatatatatatatatatatatatgtgtatatatatatatatatatatatatatatatatatatatatatatatatatatattatataccaatAGTGAACTGATAAACAAACCTGAACTGTCTCTATCACCACAGTGAagttatgtgtgtatatatatatatatattatatattaatagtGATGTGTGTGACCTGTGTCTCAGGTTGGAGCAGCTGGTCTCTCTGTTCGTCCATAAGAACAACCTGTCCTACCTCCCCCACTGTCTCACCAACATCTCCACGCTCAGGATGATCGTCGTCAGCGGCGACGAGCTCACCTGCATCCCGACCAAACTGTGCCACAACCCCAACatcaagtacacacacacacacacacacacacacacacacacacacacacacacacacacacacatacacacatacacacacactgtgttttgtaAATCTGATCTGTATCGTTTGTCTTCAGATTCATTCGACTGTGCGACAACGTGACGAgcgcagagaagaagaagaaagaggagaagaaagaggagaagaaagtaaagaggaggaggtggagagagctggggaaggaggaggtgaaggacgGCAGAGAGAAGGAGTTCATCGAGGCGTACATCAGCACGCTGACGGACAGAGGTAACATTATATATGTAACTGTTCTATATCATAGATTCTAGATTCTGTCCTAATGGACTCACAAGAGAACAGCAACATTAATCTTAACTTTATATCGAGAACTGAAAAATATGAAACTATTCTCATATAATCACATTTATCTACATCACGTTGAACATATGTTGAACTAGTGTTTTCCTTATGTTCATTAAATACTAATATTGAATAAATATCACTGATATATTTAAAGCAGCTGACGTTTGTCCCTCACCAGACACCGTCCCATACTCCACCACCAAGGTGTCCATCTCCTGCCTgctgtgaggaagaggaggaggaggaaggtttCACACCATGTGACAGTTTGATACTTtcataaattaaaaattaaaagacTGTAAGTCACAGTAAGTTTCTGAATTTAGTCATAAgttcaaaatgacagaaaaaggaCACTGAAATTTAAGtctaaataaaatgaagaatgaAATCTGTCAAAGTTTTGAGAGAAATcaggtttttacatttaaagttttgaatatttcatttggtttttttcattttttgtcagGAATGAGTTTCTTTAATCTTTTAAAGTGtaatttaagttttgtttttctaaagaaTTCCTGAGTGAGTGAatcttttgttttcagattCACTTCACAAAAATAACTTCATTCCAAAAACCAGATTTTCAACATTGAACCAGTTCAACTCTGAAGTTCGTCTTTCCCCCACCGTTACACAAACATGATTAAATCTTATATTTCACCTCTGATTTTCTGGGATTTGAGAGAAACTTGTCACAGTCGGGTTTTGGTTGAAAAAACTAGATTCATCAGTTCAAAtagtaaaagagaaaaaagctcAGATAGATTTAATATTTGCATTTAAACAGGATTCATTCCTgtttaaatgcaaatgtgtaGTTTTAAACAGTGTGTTCTTCTggtgatttcatttatttcaggtcaaatatatttttgttagaCAGCGAAGTTGAGCTGCAACATAATTTAGTAATAATCAGATTTACCAAAATCTCATTATGATTGTGATACATTTGTGTAGAGTAAAAAAACCAGCGATGTTATTTCTGTAATTATCTTAAAAAATAAGAGtttatctatatatttttattcatgtgcTGCTCTGAtactgaaatgtgtgtttgtgggcgtgttgttttaaaaatggaataaatgtggtttgtgaaaaataaagtcTTCTGATATTCaactaaataaacatatttcccGAAACATCGAATAGTTTTATGTTCCTGTAGAACTTGAATgaactttaacatttttaaaactaaattaaaagaaatgaaaatcgATGAGTAAATACAGAAAAGAAATCACAAGTCCAAACTTTAAAttccatacatttctctttattatcattataattatagATATTATTCAAAATTATGTTCTTAATAAGATAAAAGATGCACAACACGTGTCTTGGTTTCTCTATAAAAACGATAACATGGAGAATGATTCGAGGCACGTTCAGAGAAATTAAAGTGCAGTGTCAGCAAATGTTCTGCATCATGTACACAGAGGGGGGGtgatattgaatatatataatatatatacattttcaatATCTCCAGTTAATTTGTTTGACTGCATCAGTTTCCGTTTCTCCTCCAATGATAAGTGTTTTGTCAGTAAGAAGATTTGTACAGAAACAGATCATGTCGTCGAGTTTTTAAAGATTAACGCTCAAATATAGAGAAAGTtgttattttgaaagaaaaccTGATTTGATGTCGATATCGAGAcgtttgtaaataaaatgtttcacacGTTAAATGTCTCAACTCAAGTTGTGCGACTTAATAAATGATTTTGTAGTTGAATTTACGAAAACATATTTTGGTTGTTACCAGAAAAACTAACGAGGTTCACGGCTGTGAAATACTGACATTTTCTCCAAAACCAAAATGAGTGAAAacttgatttaaatttaaaacctgTTCAGGCGTCTTTCTacagaaataaaaccacatgttgaaatattagaaaaataaactgcTGATGTTCACGTCCACTGAAAAATCCCAAGAGGTCTAAAAACAAAGTTTATCTGGATTATTCTCAAAACTAGAATCTGAAAAAACGGTTTCTGTGATTCTCGTTCATTCACATCAGATCAAAAGTTTCTTCATGAGAACACACGACACTCAAGAGACATTTTCCAGCGAGACCTGAACGCAGCAGACGGACACAAGACGCGGTGCATTCTGGGACATTCAGTAACGACTCTGCAGACTGACTGGTAGAAAAATATCCTGTAGGTccatctgtctttgtttgacATCTTcagctacagagagagagagagaacatgaaaCTCGGCCGAGTTGAGGAGTTTGGTTTGTAAAGAAAAAGTTTCAGATTAAATAATAATCGGAAACTTTTACAGATGATAAAGTTTGGAGGAAAAGTTAAGATCGGTTTGAGCTGAATGCTGACGTCAGGACAGCGAGATGCTGATGCTGCGTCTGTGTGAACAAAAAACTCCAGTAAGTCGACTGAACAGCGAAAACACCAGCGGACACGAGACCATAACCTGtaacagccaccagggggcagacaTGAGTCCACCACAGCCAAAGATTCATATTACCCACAAATCCACCAGAAAGCGTCTCGTCTACAGTGACTGGGATCGAGCGGTGAACAAACACCTGCAGATTTAGAGACTGAACTTCCAGTAACTCAAAGATTCACTGAAACATCTGAACAGAAACAGTGACTCACGTTCCATCGTCTCAGCTCAGCAACAAATAATCTCACGTCTTCAAACCGAGACTTTTCTATCTGGAATGTGATATTTTCACCTTTAACAAACTTTataaacaaaatgaacaaaaataaaagaacaaaatggCACAATTTGGTTTTCCAACCTGCAGATTGTGAGAAAGTCAGAGACCAAACTCTCGACGACAGCACAGAGGGCGGGAGGACGTCAGAGAAAGATGTTCTGGACTCATTTCACTTTGTGTCATTAACCTTCACGGTGAATCAGTTTTTATCTGAGGATGAAGATTCACCTTCAGGATCTGGTCGTAACCAACCTGCAGCACGTTTTCatttaataagaataataagaataataatagtacccccccccccaccaggtgagaagcagagacagagctcgtcatcattattatcaaatCTCAAACTGGAACGACCGATCAACAGAACTGAGCCTCAGGACTCGTTCACACGTCGTCTGTCTCTGAACGGTTCCTCTGACCGACGCCAACACGTAGAGGCTGCTAGTGACGccatgttaccatggcaaccagatcAAGCTTCATTCGtttcctccattcaaacagaaagactgctaccccccccccccccacacctgaCAACACGTCAGActccgtctacaaaccaatcagagtcaagtataggtagactcCGCCCACGTGGGTGATGACGTCATTACAacgtgaaactaaaactaacagGTCGAATGAAACAGGAACAAACACGAAGCTTCAGACTCGACAGGAAACAGAACGAGTGAATGAGAAACAAACGACTGAACTTCCCGCTCGTCCAACTGTTTCACTGAACGTCTGTATGTTTGGAGAGGACGATGATGTCACAGCCAGTCAGAGCTCGGACATGCAGAGTGTGACCGTGTCCCACAGCTGTCGTCATAGTAACAGTTCCAGCCCTGTTTTATGCAGCCAAGCAGTCCGGTGGTAAGCTGTCAGTGTGTGGAGACGGGTGGAGACTACACGTACGCAGCAGAGCCTAccacaatcaaacacacctgGACCTTGGCCACACACTGCCCCCTACAGGTACAGGAGACTACTTCCTCCCCCCTGAATCGTATATATCCCATAATGCAAGTCTGGTGACCATCTGACCATCTGGTCTCAGCTGTGCAGTAAATTCAACGTACCTCCACCTCATCACTGGTCCTGTACACGGAGGGGCGCTTGATCTCCTGAACTCTGCAGACCTGGCGGGTGGAGTTAGGTACAGCAGATACTGTgttgacgggggggggggggggttcgggTGGCAACCAAACAGCGgctgtttagtttgttttagtttttaatctgATGTCGTAACAATAAAGTTTCACTAGAAAAAAGATTCATGAAAAAGATATGATCGAAAAAAActcagaaaataataataaaaataataattcagtcAAATTCAACTTGTAACTTGGTTCATGTTGGTTTGTGCGTCCGAGCAGATTTCATGGTCGAGACAGAAAAGTAATGAAGAGCCGCTGGATTAAAAACATTATGACGTGTGTGACTGAACGTGTTGGTCTTTAACGGTTTTTgtaaatacatgtcacaaacatcTGGTTTCAGGAAATCATCTCATCTGGGACCAGAGAATCTTTGAGTTTTGGTTGAAACGATTAATCAGGAAAGAGTTGATGTTAATAAATGTCATGCTGATTGATGACGAACGTGAACACGAGCTCCATGACTACAACGTGTCGTCATCTGTTCCATGAAATGAGCTCGACCGTGTGTTTGCCGTCTGATGTTTCCTGACTTTTATCTGAACAGTCTGAAtcggaggaaataaaaaataaaagctcttcaTCTTGAAATGGGCCGGACCTGCAGAGTGGAGCTCAGGCCTCAGCGTTGTGATCGGCCGggccagctgtcaatcacaaactGCTGTCCTGCAGGAGTGGCTCAATGTCCTCTGTGTCACTGGTGGGCGTGGCCAGCGGGCTGCCGCTCTGAGCGTGTGCGGCTGCGGCACCGCTGGACTTGCGGTTGGAGCAGGTTTTGACGTCGTCCAGTCGCTGGTGCTCAGGAATGAAGAGAGCGACGAGGAGGGCGAATAAGACGGCACACGCTCCGAACAGGAAGGGGGGGCCAGGGATGACGGActtctgcagagacagaggaattACGTTTTCTAGaaagtactgtgtgtgtgtgtgtgtgtgtgtgtgtgtgtgtatgtatgtgtgtgtgtgtatgtacctCTATGTTCTTTGTGGGTCTTCCTGGCACCGGCTCCATGTCGTTCAGCTCCACATTGaacaggaagaagatgaagCCGTACAGAGCCGGACCCAGACCGTTACACAAACCTCTGATACCAGTGATCATCCCCTGAGCCACAcctgagcgcacacacacacacacacacacagtaagtctCTCTGgggtccttccttccttccttccttccttcctttctcttcttccagacatttattttctttcctctctccatcagtcGCACAGACGGGTGTACTCACCTTGTTGGTCAGGTGACGCACTGTGTGACACCAGAGCAGAGACTGCTGGGAAGGTGATGGACGACATGGCTGCTACTGTTCCTGCTGCCCACATCATCCTGGAGACGATAAAACTGATCAATAAC
Proteins encoded in this window:
- the lrrc2 gene encoding leucine-rich repeat-containing protein 2 isoform X2; its protein translation is MGFGRKVDVPVSDLSVIRGIWEVRVKKHRQRQKKEQQRIEKSALSRIDQQWQYRIYCKSLRPNEQNLLHQYLQRSTRTEVQEYTGEYTGEYTGEYTGEYTGEYTGEYTGEYTGEYTGEYTGSDQQQDPDESKLKLQLDGDSWTEFPPELRWSTFLTELHVTRTKICRLPEYLALFTQLLVLHVPKNSIAELPPEIGKLTALRELNVSYNRLSKVPPELGHCENLERLELAGNYNLSELPFELSSLKRLVHLDIAENRFVSIPVCALRMSVLQLLDLSHNRLSDLPQDMDRLEQLVSLFVHKNNLSYLPHCLTNISTLRMIVVSGDELTCIPTKLCHNPNIKFIRLCDNVTSAEKKKKEEKKEEKKVKRRRWRELGKEEVKDGREKEFIEAYISTLTDRDTVPYSTTKVSISCLL
- the lrrc2 gene encoding leucine-rich repeat-containing protein 2 isoform X12 — encoded protein: MGFGRKVDVPVSDLSVIRGIWEVRVKKHRQRQKKEQQRIEKSALSRIDQQWQYRIYCKSLRPNEQNLLHQYLQRSTRTEVQEYTGEYTGEYTGSDQQQDPDESKLKLQLDGDSWTEFPPELRWSTFLTELHVTRTKICRLPEYLALFTQLLVLHVPKNSIAELPPEIGKLTALRELNVSYNRLSKVPPELGHCENLERLELAGNYNLSELPFELSSLKRLVHLDIAENRFVSIPVCALRMSVLQLLDLSHNRLSDLPQDMDRLEQLVSLFVHKNNLSYLPHCLTNISTLRMIVVSGDELTCIPTKLCHNPNIKFIRLCDNVTSAEKKKKEEKKEEKKVKRRRWRELGKEEVKDGREKEFIEAYISTLTDRDTVPYSTTKVSISCLL
- the lrrc2 gene encoding leucine-rich repeat-containing protein 2 isoform X7, with amino-acid sequence MGFGRKVDVPVSDLSVIRGIWEVRVKKHRQRQKKEQQRIEKSALSRIDQQWQYRIYCKSLRPNEQNLLHQYLQRSTRTEVQEYTGEYTGEYTGEYTGEYTGEYTGSDQQQDPDESKLKLQLDGDSWTEFPPELRWSTFLTELHVTRTKICRLPEYLALFTQLLVLHVPKNSIAELPPEIGKLTALRELNVSYNRLSKVPPELGHCENLERLELAGNYNLSELPFELSSLKRLVHLDIAENRFVSIPVCALRMSVLQLLDLSHNRLSDLPQDMDRLEQLVSLFVHKNNLSYLPHCLTNISTLRMIVVSGDELTCIPTKLCHNPNIKFIRLCDNVTSAEKKKKEEKKEEKKVKRRRWRELGKEEVKDGREKEFIEAYISTLTDRDTVPYSTTKVSISCLL
- the lrrc2 gene encoding leucine-rich repeat-containing protein 2 isoform X6, producing MGFGRKVDVPVSDLSVIRGIWEVRVKKHRQRQKKEQQRIEKSALSRIDQQWQYRIYCKSLRPNEQNLLHQYLQRSTRTEVQEYTGEYTGEYTGEYTGEYTGEYTGSDQQQDPDESKLKLQLDGDSWTEFPPELRWSTFLTELHVTRTKICRLPEYLALFTQLLVLHVPKNSIAELPPEIGKLTALRELNVSYNRLSKVPPELGHCENLERLELAGNYNLSELPFELSSLKRLVHLDIAENRFVSIPVCALRMSVLQLLDLSHNRLSDLPQDMDRLEQLVSLFVHKNNLSYLPHCLTNISTLRMIVVSGDELTCIPTKLCHNPNIKFIRLCDNVTSAEKKKKEEKKEEKKVKRRRWRELGKEEVKDGREKEFIEAYISTLTDRDTVPYSTTKVSISCLL
- the lrrc2 gene encoding leucine-rich repeat-containing protein 2 isoform X5, which codes for MGFGRKVDVPVSDLSVIRGIWEVRVKKHRQRQKKEQQRIEKSALSRIDQQWQYRIYCKSLRPNEQNLLHQYLQRSTRTEVQEYTGEYTGEYTGEYTGEYTGEYTGSDQQQDPDESKLKLQLDGDSWTEFPPELRWSTFLTELHVTRTKICRLPEYLALFTQLLVLHVPKNSIAELPPEIGKLTALRELNVSYNRLSKVPPELGHCENLERLELAGNYNLSELPFELSSLKRLVHLDIAENRFVSIPVCALRMSVLQLLDLSHNRLSDLPQDMDRLEQLVSLFVHKNNLSYLPHCLTNISTLRMIVVSGDELTCIPTKLCHNPNIKFIRLCDNVTSAEKKKKEEKKEEKKVKRRRWRELGKEEVKDGREKEFIEAYISTLTDRDTVPYSTTKVSISCLL
- the lrrc2 gene encoding leucine-rich repeat-containing protein 2 isoform X11 produces the protein MGFGRKVDVPVSDLSVIRGIWEVRVKKHRQRQKKEQQRIEKSALSRIDQQWQYRIYCKSLRPNEQNLLHQYLQRSTRTEVQEYTGEYTGEYTGEYTGSDQQQDPDESKLKLQLDGDSWTEFPPELRWSTFLTELHVTRTKICRLPEYLALFTQLLVLHVPKNSIAELPPEIGKLTALRELNVSYNRLSKVPPELGHCENLERLELAGNYNLSELPFELSSLKRLVHLDIAENRFVSIPVCALRMSVLQLLDLSHNRLSDLPQDMDRLEQLVSLFVHKNNLSYLPHCLTNISTLRMIVVSGDELTCIPTKLCHNPNIKFIRLCDNVTSAEKKKKEEKKEEKKVKRRRWRELGKEEVKDGREKEFIEAYISTLTDRDTVPYSTTKVSISCLL
- the lrrc2 gene encoding leucine-rich repeat-containing protein 2 isoform X4 → MGFGRKVDVPVSDLSVIRGIWEVRVKKHRQRQKKEQQRIEKSALSRIDQQWQYRIYCKSLRPNEQNLLHQYLQRSTRTEVQEYTGEYTGEYTGEYTGEYTGEYTGEYTGSDQQQDPDESKLKLQLDGDSWTEFPPELRWSTFLTELHVTRTKICRLPEYLALFTQLLVLHVPKNSIAELPPEIGKLTALRELNVSYNRLSKVPPELGHCENLERLELAGNYNLSELPFELSSLKRLVHLDIAENRFVSIPVCALRMSVLQLLDLSHNRLSDLPQDMDRLEQLVSLFVHKNNLSYLPHCLTNISTLRMIVVSGDELTCIPTKLCHNPNIKFIRLCDNVTSAEKKKKEEKKEEKKVKRRRWRELGKEEVKDGREKEFIEAYISTLTDRDTVPYSTTKVSISCLL
- the lrrc2 gene encoding leucine-rich repeat-containing protein 2 isoform X9; this encodes MGFGRKVDVPVSDLSVIRGIWEVRVKKHRQRQKKEQQRIEKSALSRIDQQWQYRIYCKSLRPNEQNLLHQYLQRSTRTEVQEYTGEYTGEYTGEYTGEYTGSDQQQDPDESKLKLQLDGDSWTEFPPELRWSTFLTELHVTRTKICRLPEYLALFTQLLVLHVPKNSIAELPPEIGKLTALRELNVSYNRLSKVPPELGHCENLERLELAGNYNLSELPFELSSLKRLVHLDIAENRFVSIPVCALRMSVLQLLDLSHNRLSDLPQDMDRLEQLVSLFVHKNNLSYLPHCLTNISTLRMIVVSGDELTCIPTKLCHNPNIKFIRLCDNVTSAEKKKKEEKKEEKKVKRRRWRELGKEEVKDGREKEFIEAYISTLTDRDTVPYSTTKVSISCLL
- the lrrc2 gene encoding leucine-rich repeat-containing protein 2 isoform X3 — translated: MGFGRKVDVPVSDLSVIRGIWEVRVKKHRQRQKKEQQRIEKSALSRIDQQWQYRIYCKSLRPNEQNLLHQYLQRSTRTEVQEYTGEYTGEYTGEYTGEYTGEYTGEYTGEYTGEYTGSDQQQDPDESKLKLQLDGDSWTEFPPELRWSTFLTELHVTRTKICRLPEYLALFTQLLVLHVPKNSIAELPPEIGKLTALRELNVSYNRLSKVPPELGHCENLERLELAGNYNLSELPFELSSLKRLVHLDIAENRFVSIPVCALRMSVLQLLDLSHNRLSDLPQDMDRLEQLVSLFVHKNNLSYLPHCLTNISTLRMIVVSGDELTCIPTKLCHNPNIKFIRLCDNVTSAEKKKKEEKKEEKKVKRRRWRELGKEEVKDGREKEFIEAYISTLTDRDTVPYSTTKVSISCLL
- the lrrc2 gene encoding leucine-rich repeat-containing protein 2 isoform X1, giving the protein MGFGRKVDVPVSDLSVIRGIWEVRVKKHRQRQKKEQQRIEKSALSRIDQQWQYRIYCKSLRPNEQNLLHQYLQRSTRTEVQEYTGEYTGEYTGEYTGEYTGEYTGKYTRYTGEYTGEYTGEYTGEYTGEYTGSDQQQDPDESKLKLQLDGDSWTEFPPELRWSTFLTELHVTRTKICRLPEYLALFTQLLVLHVPKNSIAELPPEIGKLTALRELNVSYNRLSKVPPELGHCENLERLELAGNYNLSELPFELSSLKRLVHLDIAENRFVSIPVCALRMSVLQLLDLSHNRLSDLPQDMDRLEQLVSLFVHKNNLSYLPHCLTNISTLRMIVVSGDELTCIPTKLCHNPNIKFIRLCDNVTSAEKKKKEEKKEEKKVKRRRWRELGKEEVKDGREKEFIEAYISTLTDRDTVPYSTTKVSISCLL